From one Flavobacteriales bacterium genomic stretch:
- a CDS encoding cytochrome-c peroxidase: MRIFYKIGWALVGVSIVFTSCRKPKGCTDDSALNYDVEAVKDDGSCEYEIYNPTAYSLEVPYTLNQYLPAPNLPEDNPLTEEGVELGRKLFYEKKLSGDNSQNCASCHKQENAFTDPDQFSTGIDGIQGNRNAMPLFNMAWNYNDEYFWDGRTATIEGQAHDPVVNPIEMHEIWPNVVSKLQADAEYPKLFKQVFGTDQIDSIMVVKAIAQFERTLVSGNSKFDKYLRGEAQLTPSELSGYNIFMDESGGDCFHCHGDPYNPLWTDNLYHNNGLDATFTDIGREAVTGDPADKGKFKTPSLRNLIYTAPYMHDGRFQTIDDVINHYSVGLQYSPTLDPLMKNIGVGGVQLNPQDRLDLKAFLLTLTDEDFVNNPKFSDPN, translated from the coding sequence ATGCGTATATTTTATAAAATAGGATGGGCACTTGTTGGGGTTTCAATAGTTTTTACAAGTTGTAGAAAGCCTAAGGGGTGTACTGATGATTCTGCATTGAATTATGATGTAGAGGCTGTTAAGGATGATGGATCATGCGAATATGAAATTTATAATCCGACAGCTTATTCATTAGAAGTGCCTTATACCTTAAACCAATACTTACCAGCCCCAAACTTACCAGAGGATAACCCATTAACAGAAGAAGGAGTCGAACTAGGACGGAAGTTATTTTATGAGAAGAAATTGTCAGGAGATAATTCGCAAAACTGCGCCAGTTGTCATAAACAAGAAAATGCTTTCACAGACCCTGATCAATTCAGTACAGGGATAGATGGTATTCAAGGAAATAGGAATGCAATGCCTTTATTTAATATGGCATGGAATTATAATGACGAGTATTTTTGGGATGGAAGAACAGCGACTATTGAAGGGCAAGCACATGATCCAGTTGTTAATCCTATAGAAATGCATGAAATCTGGCCTAATGTCGTTTCAAAATTGCAGGCAGATGCCGAGTATCCAAAACTGTTTAAACAAGTTTTTGGAACTGATCAGATAGATTCTATTATGGTTGTTAAGGCAATCGCTCAGTTCGAGAGAACGCTTGTTTCTGGAAATTCTAAATTTGATAAATATTTAAGAGGTGAAGCACAGCTAACACCATCAGAACTGAGTGGGTATAATATTTTTATGGATGAATCTGGTGGGGATTGTTTTCATTGTCATGGAGATCCATATAACCCTTTATGGACCGATAATTTATATCATAACAATGGTTTAGATGCTACTTTTACGGATATAGGTCGTGAAGCAGTAACAGGAGATCCCGCAGATAAGGGGAAATTTAAAACTCCATCATTAAGGAACTTAATTTATACGGCTCCATATATGCACGATGGGAGATTTCAAACCATTGATGATGTCATTAACCATTATAGTGTAGGGTTACAATATTCACCAACACTGGATCCATTAATGAAAAATATTGGAGTAGGTGGGGTTCAATTAAATCCACAAGACCGATTAGATCTAAAAGCTTTCTTATTAACATTAACAGATGAAGACTTTGTAAATAATCCAAAGTTTTCTGATCCAAACTAA
- a CDS encoding toxin-antitoxin system YwqK family antitoxin: MRPLFYLVLLLWTPQLMGQDTIRTYYNDSIKTVKEIYLVNTNGDKEGLYQIFHPNQTLWQIGHYKNNQLEGEWLDYYTTGQLKQKLFFIAGKLEGKSTTYYPYGETYQIMNYKNDILHGELIIYHENGQLKEVSNYINGSPHGPFKGYYQNGKLRYQTTMVNGLASGNWTAYFDNGYIQEKGYKNRGIFQGEFIGYYKDYEGIIQKKCHYNNGLLDGDFKGFYPSGNLMNKYFYKKNKIEGEYQEFFDSTKSLIFIQGNYINDKKEGVWTTYYANQQIYYTGIYTNSIKEGEWKVFYDSGNQKQIGTYKNGVEIGKWKFYTLLGQLSHTGQYENGDRTGTWNYYYPSGQLKVEHNYHKGLRNGIGTAYDEKGIIVEKALYKDDQLIQNLMNN, translated from the coding sequence ATGAGACCCCTATTCTATTTGGTATTGCTTTTATGGACTCCACAACTAATGGGACAAGACACCATTAGAACTTATTACAATGATTCTATTAAAACGGTGAAAGAAATCTATCTTGTAAATACCAATGGAGACAAGGAGGGTTTGTATCAAATATTTCACCCCAATCAAACCTTATGGCAAATTGGTCATTATAAAAACAATCAATTAGAAGGAGAATGGTTAGATTACTATACTACAGGACAATTAAAGCAAAAGTTATTTTTTATTGCAGGTAAGTTAGAGGGAAAATCAACCACTTATTACCCTTATGGTGAAACCTACCAAATCATGAATTACAAAAATGACATCCTCCATGGAGAATTGATCATTTACCATGAAAATGGTCAACTTAAAGAAGTTTCTAACTATATAAATGGTAGTCCTCATGGTCCTTTCAAAGGCTACTACCAAAATGGTAAACTGAGGTACCAAACAACAATGGTTAATGGTTTAGCAAGTGGTAATTGGACTGCTTATTTTGACAATGGTTACATTCAGGAAAAAGGCTATAAGAACAGAGGCATCTTTCAGGGTGAGTTTATTGGTTACTACAAAGATTACGAAGGTATTATTCAAAAAAAATGCCACTACAACAACGGTTTATTAGATGGAGATTTTAAGGGCTTTTACCCTTCAGGAAACCTTATGAATAAGTATTTTTATAAAAAAAATAAAATAGAAGGAGAATACCAAGAATTTTTTGACTCAACGAAAAGTTTAATATTTATTCAAGGAAACTATATCAATGATAAAAAAGAAGGGGTTTGGACAACATACTATGCCAACCAACAAATATATTATACGGGTATTTATACCAATTCGATAAAAGAAGGTGAATGGAAAGTGTTTTATGATTCAGGAAATCAAAAACAAATTGGAACCTATAAAAACGGTGTAGAAATTGGAAAATGGAAATTCTATACATTGTTAGGTCAACTCTCTCATACAGGACAATATGAAAACGGTGATCGAACTGGGACATGGAATTATTACTACCCAAGTGGCCAATTAAAAGTTGAGCATAATTACCACAAGGGACTTAGAAACGGAATTGGTACAGCCTACGATGAAAAAGGAATTATTGTTGAGAAGGCACTATATAAAGATGATCAGTTGATTCAGAACTTAATGAACAATTAA
- a CDS encoding universal stress protein, which yields MRRSTLLVPYDFTPVAESAVKDAITIAKQTRADVLLLHVVKNTKDMQAANTKLEAVIKTLDQTEVGVSHRIEVGSIFDDIGKVAEEVKASVIVMGTHGAKGMQKLFGSFAIKVITSTNVPFMVVQEKLISRDINKIVLPVTASKESLQILNSTANLAKALGATVNVVYETKSEAAMQRKIKNYAQIALQQLAEQGINDAKAFKLQGKGAYQEQILDFSKRHGADLISVAYYTEKVFAQFDTFAQDLITNKDQIPTLIIKTVDSTVGYF from the coding sequence ATGAGACGATCTACACTCCTTGTTCCTTATGATTTTACTCCTGTCGCAGAATCTGCTGTAAAAGATGCTATTACAATTGCAAAGCAGACTAGAGCTGATGTTTTACTTTTACATGTAGTTAAAAACACTAAAGACATGCAAGCTGCGAATACTAAGCTTGAAGCTGTAATAAAAACTTTAGATCAAACAGAAGTAGGTGTTAGCCATCGAATTGAAGTCGGTAGTATTTTCGATGATATTGGCAAAGTAGCTGAAGAAGTTAAAGCTTCTGTTATTGTTATGGGAACACATGGAGCAAAAGGTATGCAAAAACTGTTTGGAAGTTTTGCAATTAAGGTTATTACCAGTACCAATGTTCCTTTTATGGTCGTTCAAGAGAAATTAATTAGTAGAGACATCAATAAAATTGTACTACCTGTTACTGCTTCTAAAGAAAGTTTACAGATTTTGAACTCAACAGCTAATTTAGCAAAAGCATTAGGAGCTACTGTCAATGTTGTTTACGAAACTAAAAGTGAAGCAGCCATGCAGAGAAAGATTAAAAACTATGCACAAATAGCACTTCAACAGTTAGCTGAACAAGGAATCAATGATGCTAAAGCTTTTAAATTACAAGGAAAAGGAGCTTATCAAGAACAGATATTAGATTTTAGCAAAAGACATGGAGCTGACTTAATTTCTGTAGCTTATTATACTGAAAAAGTTTTTGCTCAATTCGACACTTTTGCCCAAGACTTAATTACTAATAAAGATCAAATACCAACATTAATTATCAAAACAGTTGATTCAACTGTAGGGTATTTCTAA